The following coding sequences are from one Haploplasma axanthum window:
- a CDS encoding transposase: MKYDGLYAVVTSIEDMEASEILKINEGRCEIEESLRILKSTFKSRSIYHRKNTRITAHFAICFTSLLIYRLLEKKSDSKYNTDEIINQLR; this comes from the coding sequence ATAAAGTATGATGGTCTATATGCAGTAGTTACTTCTATTGAAGATATGGAAGCTTCTGAAATCTTAAAGATTAATGAAGGTAGATGTGAAATTGAAGAATCACTTAGAATTCTTAAAAGTACTTTTAAATCCAGATCTATTTATCATAGAAAAAATACACGTATTACTGCACATTTCGCTATATGCTTTACATCACTTTTGATTTACAGGTTATTAGAAAAGAAATCAGATTCAAAATATAATACAGATGAAATTATTAATCAATTAAGATGA
- a CDS encoding ATP-binding cassette domain-containing protein: MKKVNKIEFIDVQKHYTDNDVVSEVFSGLSFKIDKNGFYGLKGVSGSGKSTLLKILNNDIEIDQGIIYLNGLNITSQSIEEFKKTKNENIHYMTSKNIFDLNKSVKENICFLLELKNIEFNDSFFNSSIEYFDIPNKKIKYLSSGETQRALFLFSAMCSKNILLVDEPTATSDIENASKMLSYLKKISKNMIVIMATNKEYEIDQYCDYYMNIIDNKIEIVKNKNISEDNKTIDPFVNKDSITSTNNKLVSKVKFQFKKYLMAFLATFLIFFSILFVVSYFANPKVRIVDDSVIYVKSGNVDTYIEKLMDNKTVKSHIRYYKDFNKTSIVTKDALKELNEYFVYSFKDIKAKDLFIDGRVPENEKEIVLPISTKYKIRDKITFEGIEDVEVVGITKLNYVFINEDMREKIAFKNFIIHNNLNMMGISVTNSRNLSVDFNLEGFSLVANVKEDAILDLNDKRVFFYDAEYTNIDVKVQIIDENETDSYVISKEVYNMVFKDLNKDIKILLLNGYGSFKDLKKLLVDEDLIFYNYLISDEMIINTLSEKRVQELILMLIVAFSFTVLVFIMQRVIFYKTSFDKYVSDFLYRKEKVIINAFERMFSCIISIVILEIALSIFLMNDNIFSFIKYSKINTIYYILPIIVLLTINIFEFRRETNESNN; this comes from the coding sequence ATGAAGAAAGTAAATAAAATAGAATTTATAGATGTGCAAAAGCACTATACTGATAATGATGTCGTGAGCGAAGTTTTTTCGGGATTATCATTCAAAATCGATAAAAATGGATTTTATGGATTAAAAGGTGTAAGTGGAAGTGGTAAATCTACATTACTTAAAATTTTGAATAACGACATAGAGATAGACCAAGGCATTATATATTTAAATGGTTTAAATATAACCTCCCAAAGTATAGAAGAGTTTAAAAAAACTAAAAATGAAAACATTCATTATATGACAAGTAAGAATATTTTTGATCTAAATAAAAGTGTTAAAGAAAATATATGCTTCCTACTAGAGTTGAAGAATATTGAGTTTAATGATAGTTTTTTTAATTCTTCTATCGAATACTTTGATATACCTAATAAAAAAATCAAGTATTTATCATCAGGAGAAACACAAAGAGCATTATTTTTATTTTCAGCGATGTGCTCTAAAAATATCTTATTAGTTGATGAACCAACAGCAACATCTGACATAGAAAATGCCTCTAAGATGTTATCATATTTAAAGAAAATATCAAAAAACATGATAGTAATTATGGCAACCAATAAAGAGTATGAAATTGATCAATACTGTGATTACTACATGAATATTATAGATAATAAAATTGAAATAGTAAAAAATAAAAATATATCAGAAGATAATAAAACAATCGACCCGTTTGTTAATAAAGATAGTATCACTAGTACTAATAATAAGTTAGTTTCTAAAGTAAAGTTTCAGTTTAAAAAATATCTTATGGCTTTTCTTGCTACTTTTTTAATTTTTTTCTCTATTTTATTTGTTGTTAGTTATTTTGCTAATCCGAAAGTTAGAATAGTTGATGATAGTGTTATATATGTTAAGAGTGGAAATGTTGATACATATATTGAAAAACTAATGGATAACAAAACTGTTAAAAGTCATATAAGATATTATAAGGATTTTAATAAAACATCGATTGTAACTAAAGATGCACTTAAAGAGTTAAATGAATATTTTGTATATTCGTTTAAAGATATTAAAGCCAAGGATTTATTTATTGATGGAAGGGTACCAGAAAATGAGAAAGAAATTGTTCTTCCTATTTCAACTAAATATAAGATTAGGGATAAAATAACTTTTGAAGGTATTGAAGATGTAGAAGTTGTTGGTATAACTAAATTAAACTACGTATTTATTAATGAAGATATGAGAGAAAAAATAGCATTTAAAAATTTTATTATACATAATAATCTAAATATGATGGGGATATCAGTAACAAATAGTAGAAACCTAAGTGTAGACTTTAATTTAGAAGGTTTTAGCTTAGTTGCTAATGTTAAAGAAGATGCTATTTTGGATTTAAATGATAAAAGAGTGTTTTTTTATGATGCTGAATATACTAATATTGATGTTAAGGTGCAAATAATTGATGAAAATGAAACTGATTCATATGTAATAAGCAAAGAAGTATATAATATGGTTTTTAAAGACTTAAATAAAGATATCAAAATTTTATTACTTAATGGATACGGTTCTTTTAAAGATTTAAAGAAATTATTGGTTGATGAAGATTTAATTTTTTATAATTATTTAATAAGTGATGAAATGATTATCAATACATTAAGTGAAAAACGGGTTCAAGAGTTAATTCTTATGCTTATTGTTGCTTTCAGTTTTACTGTACTTGTCTTTATAATGCAAAGAGTAATATTCTATAAGACTAGCTTTGATAAATATGTATCAGATTTTCTTTATAGAAAAGAAAAAGTAATTATAAATGCCTTTGAAAGAATGTTTAGTTGTATTATTTCAATAGTTATTTTAGAGATTGCACTTTCAATATTCTTAATGAATGATAATATTTTTTCTTTTATAAAATACTCGAAGATTAACACTATTTATTACATATTACCAATTATTGTTCTTCTAACAATAAATATTTTCGAGTTTAGGAGGGAAACTAATGAGTCAAACAATTAA
- a CDS encoding ABC transporter ATP-binding protein, which produces MSQTIKLQKKIKERVLFENIEIDVIEKGIIEVIGKSGSGKSTILNILNEKIQNKTITYSTIKKVILRDLSLIDNVKYVLNLKKQRYNELEVNNLFERLKISECKNKRVKNLSSGQEQRFSILLTFLIDSDVCIIDEPFAELDKLNRGIVKELIEENAMSRLVIVAIHEEHKFEGYKEVKSNASYQVTVKVFESPNEIKSNKETTKVKTRTSFLKKNSKLVLIGIFSVLLAFTLVLKKNTENSIKNFENLNYNSPKIYKLDNVSHRIVEMYDKIFDYNSTDLIYKEFNHRVNLEINAIPSSIADKNIKLKANEIIVSDKVVVNSNFRVFNIENIRQFIGKKVEFGGKYYIVKDVLNLPDKVVLFNDMELKDNYNTSFNHKFHMLNNEIEIKGDYPKENSEYIEIVAPERYEIGKVFGKHLVVANSLDDKFYYNEIDFKKSYLDSRSTKAIYSESIKEDTAKLIINSITYSNPYEELSLRFETRKNEIVSTYDTIESILIIFIIIFSIIYATTVYLNYINEIYLRHFIRTSKIIMLKDFFIVFVKKEFKFIITLILNLLLVNMLYNYIQNSKNSIDFNAYLSIVGIVILLDILIFSIIYLTNRLLVTNTKLARRK; this is translated from the coding sequence ATGAGTCAAACAATTAAACTGCAGAAGAAAATTAAAGAAAGAGTTTTATTCGAAAATATTGAGATAGATGTAATAGAAAAAGGAATAATAGAAGTAATTGGTAAATCAGGTAGTGGAAAGAGTACGATATTAAACATTTTGAATGAAAAAATACAAAATAAAACTATAACATATAGTACAATTAAAAAAGTAATTCTTAGAGATTTAAGTCTTATAGATAATGTTAAATATGTACTAAACTTAAAAAAACAAAGATATAATGAATTAGAAGTTAATAATTTATTTGAAAGACTTAAAATCAGTGAATGTAAAAATAAACGTGTTAAAAATTTATCAAGCGGACAAGAACAAAGATTTTCAATTCTATTAACATTCTTAATTGATAGTGATGTATGTATAATTGATGAACCATTTGCAGAATTAGATAAATTAAATAGAGGAATAGTAAAAGAATTAATTGAAGAAAATGCTATGAGTAGGTTAGTTATTGTTGCTATACATGAAGAACATAAGTTTGAAGGATATAAGGAAGTTAAGAGTAACGCTTCATATCAAGTTACAGTTAAAGTTTTTGAAAGTCCTAATGAAATTAAAAGTAATAAAGAAACAACTAAAGTTAAAACAAGAACATCATTTTTAAAAAAGAATAGTAAGTTAGTTTTAATAGGAATATTCTCAGTTTTATTAGCATTTACATTAGTACTAAAAAAGAATACAGAGAATAGTATAAAAAATTTTGAAAACTTGAATTATAATAGTCCTAAAATATACAAACTAGATAATGTAAGTCACAGAATAGTTGAGATGTATGACAAAATATTTGATTATAATAGTACTGATCTTATATATAAAGAATTTAATCATAGAGTAAACTTAGAAATAAATGCTATTCCATCAAGTATAGCAGATAAAAATATAAAACTAAAAGCTAATGAAATTATTGTTTCAGATAAAGTTGTTGTTAATTCAAATTTCAGAGTATTTAATATTGAAAATATAAGACAATTTATTGGAAAAAAAGTTGAATTTGGGGGTAAATATTACATCGTAAAAGATGTCTTGAACTTACCAGATAAAGTTGTTTTATTTAATGATATGGAACTAAAAGATAATTATAATACTAGTTTTAATCACAAATTTCATATGCTAAATAATGAGATTGAAATCAAAGGTGATTATCCAAAAGAAAATAGCGAGTATATTGAAATTGTAGCACCTGAAAGATATGAAATAGGCAAGGTTTTTGGAAAGCATTTAGTGGTTGCGAATTCCTTGGATGATAAATTTTATTATAATGAAATAGATTTTAAAAAGAGTTATCTTGATAGTAGAAGCACAAAAGCAATCTATAGTGAAAGCATAAAAGAAGATACTGCCAAATTAATTATAAATAGTATTACATATAGTAATCCATATGAGGAATTAAGTTTAAGATTTGAAACTAGAAAAAATGAAATAGTAAGTACTTATGATACGATAGAAAGTATTCTAATTATTTTTATAATTATTTTCTCAATTATTTATGCTACAACAGTATATTTGAACTATATAAATGAGATATATTTAAGACATTTTATTAGAACAAGTAAAATAATAATGTTAAAGGATTTCTTTATTGTATTTGTAAAGAAAGAATTTAAATTTATTATAACTCTAATATTGAATCTACTATTAGTTAATATGTTATATAACTATATACAAAATTCAAAAAATAGTATAGATTTTAATGCTTATCTATCTATAGTAGGTATTGTTATATTACTTGATATATTAATCTTCTCAATAATCTATTTAACTAATAGATTACTAGTAACAAATACTAAACTTGCAAGAAGAAAATAA
- a CDS encoding DEAD/DEAH box helicase, whose protein sequence is MNRFNDFMISNEIKEALDLLGYKMPTDIQNKVIPEILKGNNLVVKSRTGSGKTASFAIPLIEKIVWENRYPQVLVLSPTRELAMQIKEEMFNIGRLKRIKIIPIYGKTAFEGQEKQLRQRQHVVVGTPGRVLDHLESRTINLSDVEYLVIDEADEMLRMGFIEQIDDIFKHLKVKQVILLSATLDKKILDTINKYIKDPVYIEEEVSSNIIKEKQKYLKVNKNKTSELFNFINREQVKSAIIFCNTKDKVEEVYEFLSNERMLIKRLHGDLDQRVRTKAITDFKEGKIRYLVATDVAARGIDVSEIEYVINYQIPKDLKTYIHRVGRTGRMGKKGLTLAILSEEEISSFEKKMNEIDYEIEEFVTTKKEQQEYILNKPIEKSKRDEALNKDIMKIHINAGKKTKMRASDIVGTLCSIEGVNVDDIGVITILDISTFVEIMNGKGEHVYNVLQDKTIKGRLRIVSKAE, encoded by the coding sequence ATGAATAGATTTAATGATTTTATGATAAGTAATGAAATAAAAGAGGCACTTGATTTATTAGGTTATAAAATGCCTACTGATATACAAAATAAAGTTATACCTGAGATTTTAAAAGGAAATAATCTTGTTGTTAAATCAAGAACAGGTAGTGGAAAGACAGCATCATTTGCGATACCTTTGATAGAAAAGATAGTGTGGGAAAATAGATATCCACAAGTTTTAGTTTTATCCCCAACTAGAGAACTAGCTATGCAGATTAAAGAAGAAATGTTTAATATTGGAAGATTAAAAAGAATTAAAATAATTCCAATATATGGCAAAACAGCATTTGAAGGACAAGAAAAACAATTAAGACAAAGACAACACGTAGTTGTTGGAACACCAGGAAGAGTTTTAGATCATTTAGAGAGTAGAACTATTAATTTGAGTGATGTAGAGTATCTTGTTATTGATGAAGCTGATGAAATGCTTAGAATGGGGTTTATCGAACAAATTGATGATATATTCAAGCATTTAAAAGTTAAGCAAGTTATTTTATTGTCTGCAACACTTGATAAGAAAATATTAGATACGATTAATAAATATATAAAAGATCCTGTTTATATAGAAGAGGAAGTAAGTTCAAATATTATAAAAGAAAAACAAAAATATTTGAAAGTTAATAAAAATAAGACTTCTGAATTGTTTAACTTTATTAATAGAGAACAAGTAAAATCAGCGATTATTTTTTGTAATACAAAAGATAAAGTTGAAGAAGTTTATGAATTTTTAAGTAATGAGAGAATGCTTATTAAAAGATTACATGGTGACCTAGATCAACGTGTAAGAACAAAAGCAATTACAGATTTTAAAGAAGGTAAAATAAGATACTTAGTTGCAACAGATGTTGCTGCAAGAGGAATTGATGTTAGTGAAATTGAATATGTTATTAATTATCAAATTCCTAAGGATTTAAAAACATACATTCATCGTGTTGGTAGAACGGGTAGAATGGGTAAAAAAGGTTTAACTCTTGCTATTTTGAGTGAAGAAGAAATTAGTAGTTTTGAAAAGAAAATGAATGAAATTGATTATGAAATAGAAGAATTTGTAACAACAAAAAAGGAACAGCAAGAATATATATTAAATAAACCAATTGAAAAATCTAAAAGAGATGAAGCATTGAATAAGGATATTATGAAAATTCATATTAATGCAGGTAAAAAAACTAAGATGAGAGCATCTGATATTGTTGGAACTCTTTGTTCTATTGAAGGAGTAAATGTAGATGATATTGGGGTTATTACTATTCTTGATATTTCAACTTTTGTTGAGATTATGAATGGTAAGGGAGAACATGTATATAATGTTCTTCAAGATAAAACAATAAAAGGAAGATTAAGAATAGTTTCAAAGGCTGAATAA
- a CDS encoding nitroreductase family protein, which translates to MEFNDVIDRRHTVRSFKDIDVSMEQIKRIIDAGIKAPSNNHLREIEFIVIKDKERIKEVIKKIPKTQSPKRVEFIMNSWKLKDEVQIKMYQDSIPKQYSMLCDANVLLIPLFKNKKNILEPKSLSDLNGFASMWCSIENIFLATTNENLGYALRIPFKNEIEYLNEVLEIPKDYVIPCYIAIGHKDDNENIEQVKVNFEDKIHFDRW; encoded by the coding sequence ATGGAGTTTAATGATGTTATAGATAGAAGACATACTGTAAGAAGTTTTAAAGATATTGATGTTAGTATGGAACAAATTAAACGAATTATTGATGCTGGTATAAAAGCACCAAGTAATAATCACTTAAGAGAAATAGAGTTTATTGTTATAAAGGATAAGGAAAGAATTAAAGAAGTTATAAAAAAGATTCCTAAAACACAGTCACCTAAAAGAGTTGAGTTTATAATGAATTCATGGAAATTAAAAGATGAAGTACAAATTAAAATGTATCAAGATTCAATTCCAAAACAGTATAGTATGCTATGTGATGCTAATGTTTTATTAATTCCACTATTTAAGAATAAAAAGAATATATTAGAACCTAAATCATTAAGTGATTTAAATGGGTTTGCATCTATGTGGTGTTCAATTGAGAATATTTTTTTAGCTACAACTAATGAAAATCTTGGATACGCACTTAGAATTCCCTTTAAAAATGAAATAGAGTATTTAAATGAAGTATTAGAAATACCAAAGGATTATGTAATTCCTTGTTATATTGCGATTGGGCATAAAGACGATAATGAAAATATCGAGCAAGTAAAAGTTAATTTTGAAGATAAAATTCATTTTGATAGATGGTAA
- a CDS encoding NUDIX hydrolase: MERDAFIKNDQDWFRVRACGIIIDNNEVLMVKNNVDDYYYSVGGAIHIGETLEDACIREVYEETGTQYEIDKLAFVHENFFYHNNMPAHEISFYFLMKNNGTRIFNSVSHGMDGAQEKMVWISLDEYSKYKAYPEFFKDNLKNISNNVKHFITRRK, translated from the coding sequence ATGGAAAGAGATGCATTTATAAAGAATGATCAAGATTGGTTTAGAGTTAGAGCATGTGGGATTATTATTGATAATAATGAGGTTTTAATGGTTAAGAACAATGTAGATGATTATTACTACTCTGTTGGAGGAGCAATTCATATTGGAGAAACATTAGAAGATGCATGTATCCGTGAAGTTTATGAAGAAACAGGAACTCAATATGAGATTGATAAATTAGCTTTTGTTCATGAGAATTTCTTTTATCATAACAATATGCCTGCACATGAGATTAGTTTTTATTTTTTAATGAAAAACAACGGAACAAGAATTTTTAATAGTGTAAGTCATGGAATGGATGGAGCACAAGAAAAAATGGTATGGATTAGTTTGGATGAATATTCTAAATATAAGGCATATCCAGAATTTTTTAAAGATAATTTGAAGAATATAAGTAATAACGTTAAACACTTTATAACAAGGAGAAAATAA
- the ybaK gene encoding Cys-tRNA(Pro) deacylase: MKLKTNAMRILDSKKIQYKVNDYSNTDAVSGVDVATRLGEDVNRVFKTLVTVAKSKKNYVFVIPVNMELDLKKAARLLNEKEIDMIKQKELLPLTGYVHGGCSPFGMKKNFETFFHTTALDYSAIMTSGGKVGYQIEFNFNDVKDLFDFKVQDIVKD, translated from the coding sequence ATTAAATTGAAAACAAATGCAATGAGAATATTAGACTCTAAAAAAATTCAATATAAAGTTAATGATTATAGTAACACTGATGCAGTTAGTGGTGTTGATGTTGCAACAAGACTTGGTGAAGATGTAAATAGAGTTTTTAAAACACTTGTTACTGTTGCAAAATCAAAGAAAAATTATGTTTTTGTTATTCCTGTAAATATGGAATTAGATTTAAAAAAAGCAGCAAGACTTTTAAATGAAAAAGAAATTGATATGATAAAACAAAAAGAATTATTACCCCTTACTGGTTATGTACATGGTGGGTGTAGTCCTTTTGGTATGAAGAAAAATTTTGAGACATTTTTTCATACAACAGCACTTGATTATAGTGCTATTATGACAAGTGGTGGAAAAGTTGGTTATCAAATAGAGTTTAATTTTAACGATGTTAAAGATCTTTTTGATTTTAAAGTCCAAGATATAGTCAAAGATTAA
- a CDS encoding transporter substrate-binding domain-containing protein yields the protein MKKSIIGVLVLITVVVLQACNKTPKNVYTFIIDESFTEFITMGTSADYPPYEYPKRVDGKNTLVGIDIEIAKEIAKKQGKNLKVVNKIFDYLLADLESGKVDFVMAGMNPTEERALIVDFSKIYYEANHAIVVHKDNSVKYDSLEKINNKSTKVGAQLGSVQQDLAEEFLALATKQYVQAVTDLMMQLNDKSVMVGIVENPVALSFVSKYPNLKIQDIKIGNPEEGSAVAVAKGNKELLDSINGLIDELISSGKINEIVANAIAENN from the coding sequence ATGAAAAAAAGTATTATAGGAGTATTAGTTTTAATTACTGTTGTAGTTTTACAAGCATGTAATAAAACACCAAAGAATGTTTATACATTCATTATTGATGAGAGTTTTACAGAGTTTATAACTATGGGAACTAGTGCAGATTATCCACCATATGAGTATCCAAAAAGAGTTGATGGTAAAAATACATTAGTGGGTATTGATATTGAGATAGCAAAAGAAATAGCTAAAAAACAAGGTAAGAACTTAAAAGTTGTTAATAAAATTTTTGACTATTTACTTGCAGATTTAGAGAGTGGGAAAGTTGATTTTGTTATGGCAGGAATGAATCCTACTGAAGAACGTGCATTAATTGTCGATTTTTCGAAAATTTATTATGAAGCAAATCATGCAATAGTAGTTCACAAAGATAATAGTGTGAAATATGATTCACTAGAAAAAATAAATAATAAAAGTACTAAAGTTGGTGCTCAACTTGGATCTGTACAACAAGATCTTGCAGAAGAATTTTTAGCGCTAGCTACTAAACAATATGTGCAAGCAGTTACAGATTTAATGATGCAATTAAATGATAAATCAGTGATGGTAGGAATTGTAGAGAATCCAGTTGCATTATCATTTGTAAGTAAATATCCGAATTTAAAGATACAAGACATTAAAATTGGAAATCCAGAAGAAGGTAGTGCAGTTGCTGTTGCAAAAGGCAACAAAGAATTATTAGATAGTATAAATGGTCTTATTGATGAATTAATTTCAAGTGGTAAGATAAATGAAATTGTTGCAAATGCAATTGCAGAAAATAATTAG
- a CDS encoding amino acid ABC transporter permease, with amino-acid sequence MDFSFIFDWYYIETLLEGLVLTLVLALLAVVLGSLFGFLITLMRISNNKVLNFIGKVYVEIIRGTPLLVQVLLIYSFFKIPVTIIFGIDMSSFIPGMLALLINSSAYVSEIFRGGVLSVDKGQSEAALSLGMKDGLVMRKIILPQAIKNIIPSLGNEFITMIKETSIFMYLGVAELMYSAQIIKSETYRTKEVYIVVAVLYLVLTLSTSKLMTIIERKLRKHDEK; translated from the coding sequence ATGGATTTTTCATTTATATTTGATTGGTATTATATAGAGACATTATTAGAAGGGCTAGTACTAACTTTAGTATTAGCACTTTTAGCTGTTGTATTAGGTAGTTTGTTTGGTTTTTTAATAACTTTAATGAGAATTTCAAATAATAAAGTATTAAATTTTATTGGTAAAGTTTATGTTGAAATAATTAGAGGAACACCTCTTTTAGTACAAGTTTTACTAATATACTCGTTTTTTAAAATTCCAGTAACAATCATTTTTGGTATTGATATGTCAAGTTTTATACCAGGGATGTTAGCACTATTAATTAATTCTAGTGCTTATGTATCTGAAATATTTAGAGGTGGAGTACTATCAGTTGATAAAGGGCAAAGTGAGGCAGCATTATCACTAGGAATGAAAGATGGTTTAGTAATGAGAAAGATTATTCTTCCTCAAGCGATTAAAAATATAATACCATCACTTGGAAATGAATTTATTACAATGATTAAAGAAACATCTATTTTCATGTATCTTGGTGTTGCGGAACTTATGTATTCAGCACAAATAATTAAATCTGAAACATATAGAACAAAAGAAGTTTATATTGTTGTTGCAGTACTTTATTTAGTTTTAACATTATCAACTTCAAAACTTATGACTATTATTGAAAGGAAACTTAGAAAACATGATGAAAAATAA
- a CDS encoding amino acid ABC transporter ATP-binding protein produces MFELKNVTKVFKNSIIAIDDLSIEINSGVTVIIGPSGSGKSTVLRLLNLLEKPTSGQVLYNNEDITSKDFNLSNHRMKVTMVFQNFNLFPHLTVLENLNIAQIDVLKKTRIDAINTSMQYLDRVGLTDKAYSYPNQLSGGQKQRIAIARALCMNPDVILFDEPTSALDPEMIKEVLLVMRELANDGMTMIIVTHEMNFAKSFADEILVIDEGRLVERGSSNDIFNNPKNERTKRFLDNITYDLK; encoded by the coding sequence TTGTTTGAATTAAAGAATGTTACTAAGGTTTTTAAAAATAGTATTATTGCGATAGATGATTTATCAATTGAAATTAATTCCGGAGTTACTGTTATTATTGGACCTTCAGGATCTGGAAAGTCAACAGTATTAAGATTACTTAATTTACTTGAAAAACCGACATCAGGACAAGTTTTATATAATAATGAAGATATTACTTCAAAGGATTTTAACTTAAGTAATCATAGAATGAAAGTTACAATGGTTTTCCAAAATTTTAATCTTTTTCCGCACTTAACTGTTCTTGAAAATTTAAATATTGCACAAATCGATGTTTTAAAGAAAACTAGAATTGACGCAATTAATACATCAATGCAGTACTTAGACAGAGTTGGTCTTACTGATAAGGCATATAGTTATCCAAATCAATTATCAGGAGGCCAAAAACAAAGAATTGCAATCGCACGTGCACTTTGCATGAATCCTGATGTGATATTGTTTGATGAACCAACAAGTGCCTTAGATCCTGAGATGATTAAAGAAGTATTACTTGTTATGAGAGAATTAGCAAATGATGGTATGACAATGATTATTGTTACACATGAAATGAATTTTGCTAAAAGCTTTGCAGATGAAATATTAGTCATTGATGAGGGTAGACTTGTTGAACGAGGAAGCTCGAATGATATATTCAATAATCCAAAGAATGAGCGAACTAAACGCTTTTTAGACAATATTACTTATGATTTAAAATGA
- a CDS encoding GTP-binding protein: protein MSNKKMPVTILNGYLGAGKTTLLNNILNNQDGLKVAVIVNDLAEFNIDSKLVENGTSVTKVNDNLVELSNGCICCTLQSDLLTSLDDLINSKKYDYIIIESSGMTEPIPVAQTIYYGETKDGKLLQEKAFIDSMITVVDAYRLKTEFGLGHDLEHSEHEHHHDHDHHEDEEEQRELAGLLVEQIEFCNIIVLNKVDLVDKEDLEVIKSYIKKIQPYATIIETEYTKFDYKEIINKNLFNLQDVLNNIGWVKELSGEVHHHDHDHAAEYGITSFVYRKRIPFSADRLSKFYQELPVNIVRSKGIIWLESDNQSSYILSQAGKSLKFDIFGSWVANLPKEQQDEYLKNTPSLSTIWDKEYGDRLTELVVIGHNMDEEKVRESLDEALLTDNEFEEIWKAFKK from the coding sequence ATGTCAAATAAAAAGATGCCAGTAACTATTCTTAATGGTTATTTAGGTGCGGGTAAAACAACACTATTAAACAATATTTTAAATAACCAAGATGGTTTGAAAGTTGCAGTTATAGTTAATGATTTAGCAGAGTTTAATATAGATTCGAAATTAGTTGAAAATGGAACATCAGTAACTAAGGTTAATGATAATTTAGTAGAGTTATCAAACGGGTGTATTTGTTGTACACTCCAAAGTGATTTATTAACTAGTTTAGATGATTTAATCAATTCAAAAAAATATGATTATATTATTATTGAAAGCAGTGGAATGACTGAACCAATTCCAGTTGCTCAAACAATTTACTATGGTGAGACTAAAGATGGTAAATTATTACAAGAAAAAGCTTTTATTGATTCAATGATTACTGTAGTTGATGCATACAGATTAAAAACAGAATTTGGTTTAGGCCATGATTTAGAACATAGCGAACATGAACATCACCACGATCATGACCATCATGAAGATGAAGAAGAACAAAGAGAACTTGCAGGACTTCTTGTTGAACAAATTGAGTTTTGTAATATTATTGTTTTAAATAAAGTTGATTTAGTTGATAAAGAAGATTTAGAAGTAATTAAATCATATATTAAAAAAATTCAACCATATGCTACAATTATTGAAACAGAATATACGAAGTTTGATTATAAAGAAATAATTAATAAAAATCTTTTTAATTTACAAGATGTTTTAAATAACATTGGTTGGGTAAAAGAATTAAGTGGTGAAGTACATCACCATGATCATGACCATGCAGCCGAATATGGAATTACATCATTTGTATATCGTAAAAGAATTCCATTTAGCGCAGATAGATTATCAAAATTTTATCAAGAGTTACCAGTGAATATTGTCAGAAGTAAAGGAATTATTTGGTTAGAATCAGATAATCAATCATCTTATATTTTGTCACAAGCTGGAAAAAGTTTGAAGTTTGATATTTTTGGTAGTTGGGTTGCTAATCTTCCAAAGGAACAACAAGATGAATATCTTAAAAATACACCAAGTCTTAGTACTATTTGGGATAAGGAGTATGGTGATCGATTAACTGAACTTGTTGTTATTGGTCATAATATGGATGAAGAGAAAGTAAGAGAATCACTTGATGAAGCTTTACTTACTGATAATGAGTTTGAAGAAATTTGGAAAGCTTTTAAGAAATAA